A genomic region of Serratia fonticola contains the following coding sequences:
- a CDS encoding GNAT family N-acetyltransferase, translating into MTTATPVRLMVRPITAEDNAAIAHVIREVSAEHGLTADKGYTVSDPNLDALYQLYNQPRSAYWVVEMDGQIAGGGGIAPLQGGEADVCELQKMYFLPVLRGKGLAKRLALQALDFARQQGFRHCYLETTATLQQAIGLYEHLGFEHIDHAMGNTGHGDCEVTMLKAL; encoded by the coding sequence ATGACAACAGCAACCCCAGTGCGTCTTATGGTGCGCCCAATAACGGCAGAGGATAATGCCGCTATTGCTCACGTCATTCGCGAAGTCTCTGCCGAGCATGGCCTGACGGCGGACAAAGGTTATACCGTTTCCGATCCCAATCTGGATGCTTTATATCAACTCTACAACCAGCCACGCAGTGCCTACTGGGTCGTGGAGATGGACGGGCAGATTGCGGGCGGCGGCGGCATAGCGCCGCTGCAAGGTGGTGAGGCGGATGTCTGTGAATTACAGAAAATGTATTTCCTGCCGGTGTTACGCGGCAAAGGCCTGGCCAAACGCCTGGCGCTGCAGGCACTGGACTTTGCCCGCCAGCAAGGGTTCCGCCATTGTTACTTAGAAACCACCGCGACGCTGCAACAGGCAATTGGTCTGTATGAGCATCTTGGTTTCGAACATATCGACCATGCGATGGGCAATACCGGCCACGGTGACTGCGAAGTCACGATGCTGAAGGCACTTTAA
- a CDS encoding GMC family oxidoreductase: MSKNTFDYIIVGAGSAGCVLAAQLIRRTQARILLLEAGGDDNNLFIKMPAGVAKIIAKKSWPYETEPEPHANNRRMQIAQGKVLGGSSSVNGMIYIRGQKQDYDDWAEHYGCSGWGYQDVLPYFKRAEANESLAGDYHGGEGLLPVSENRYRHPLSMAFIRAGQELNLPYSNDFNGESQHGVGFYQTTTRNGERASTARTYLKAVRDNSRLVVKTNALVHRITVENNVATGVVYSLSGSHEIIARASQEVILSAGAVGSPKILMLSGIGPREHLESLGITSLADLPVGKNFHDHLHMSINVSTREPISLFGADRGLQALRHGAEWMAFRSGVLASNVLEGAAFADSQGNGRPDVQVHFLPILDSWDDVPGEPLPAIHGMTLKVGYLQPKARGQVKLRSRNPADPVKLQANYLGHPDDLAGSIRAVKFGLRFLETATLKPLIKELLMPQPDWVNDEAQLEEFVRNFCKTVYHPVGSCRMGPSPADSVTDLQLRVHGFEKLRVVDCSVIPQVTSGNTNAPTIMLAEKAVDLILGTE, encoded by the coding sequence ATGTCAAAAAATACCTTCGATTACATCATTGTTGGCGCAGGCTCGGCGGGCTGCGTGTTGGCAGCACAGTTAATCCGCCGCACCCAGGCCCGTATTCTGCTGCTGGAAGCCGGTGGCGACGACAATAATCTGTTTATCAAGATGCCCGCCGGGGTAGCAAAAATCATCGCCAAGAAAAGCTGGCCGTATGAAACCGAACCGGAGCCCCATGCCAACAACCGACGTATGCAGATCGCCCAGGGTAAGGTGCTGGGGGGCAGCAGTTCGGTCAACGGCATGATCTACATCCGTGGACAAAAGCAGGATTACGACGACTGGGCTGAACACTACGGTTGCAGCGGTTGGGGTTATCAGGATGTGCTGCCCTACTTCAAACGCGCCGAGGCCAACGAAAGCCTAGCAGGAGATTACCATGGCGGCGAAGGCCTGTTACCCGTCAGCGAGAACCGCTATCGCCACCCGCTCAGCATGGCGTTTATCCGGGCAGGCCAGGAGCTGAACCTACCCTACAGCAACGACTTTAACGGTGAAAGCCAGCACGGCGTGGGGTTCTATCAAACCACCACCCGCAATGGCGAACGAGCCAGCACCGCACGCACCTATCTGAAAGCCGTACGCGATAACTCACGGCTGGTGGTGAAAACCAATGCGCTGGTTCACCGTATCACCGTCGAAAACAACGTGGCCACTGGCGTGGTCTATAGTCTGAGCGGCAGTCATGAGATCATCGCCCGTGCCAGCCAGGAAGTGATCCTCAGCGCCGGGGCGGTCGGCTCGCCGAAGATCCTGATGCTGTCGGGTATCGGCCCCCGTGAACATCTGGAGTCCTTGGGCATTACATCACTGGCCGATCTGCCGGTAGGCAAAAACTTCCACGATCACCTGCATATGTCGATCAACGTCAGTACCCGTGAACCCATCAGTCTGTTCGGTGCCGATCGCGGCCTGCAAGCGCTGCGCCATGGTGCCGAGTGGATGGCATTTCGCAGCGGCGTTCTGGCCTCTAACGTGCTGGAAGGTGCCGCATTCGCCGATTCCCAGGGCAACGGTAGACCCGATGTGCAGGTGCATTTCCTGCCCATACTGGACAGTTGGGATGATGTACCCGGTGAGCCGCTACCGGCGATCCACGGCATGACGTTAAAGGTGGGCTATCTGCAACCGAAAGCACGCGGTCAGGTGAAGCTACGTAGCCGTAACCCCGCCGATCCGGTCAAGCTGCAAGCCAACTACCTTGGACACCCGGACGATCTGGCCGGTAGCATACGCGCCGTTAAATTTGGCCTGCGTTTTCTGGAAACCGCCACCCTCAAACCGCTGATTAAAGAGCTACTGATGCCACAACCGGACTGGGTGAATGATGAAGCGCAGTTGGAGGAATTTGTGCGTAACTTCTGCAAAACGGTGTACCACCCGGTGGGGAGTTGCCGTATGGGTCCATCGCCCGCCGACTCGGTCACCGATTTGCAACTGCGGGTACATGGTTTTGAAAAACTGCGGGTTGTCGACTGCTCGGTCATACCCCAGGTAACCAGCGGCAACACCAACGCCCCCACCATTATGCTGGCCGAGAAGGCGGTGGATTTAATACTGGGAACCGAATAA
- the miaE gene encoding tRNA isopentenyl-2-thiomethyl-A-37 hydroxylase MiaE yields MKYQSLLSPILNFLHCETPDGWIDAARRPENLPLLLTDHLVCELKAAQTGMWLIRRYVADKESGDALLALLKPYEAFVHEAQEVPDELFRQSAFTRKILPKNGSAYGQDLVDKMVLLIKEELHHFSQVLEIMQARQIPYKKITASRYAKSMIREVRTHDPATLIDKLICGAYIEARSCERFAKLAPFLDDELNRFYVSLLRSEARHYQDYLTLAEQIAGGDISERVAFFGQLEAELIRSPDTEFRFHSGVPFPPP; encoded by the coding sequence ATGAAATACCAATCACTACTATCCCCGATTTTAAACTTCCTGCACTGCGAAACCCCGGATGGCTGGATCGACGCGGCACGCCGCCCGGAAAACCTGCCACTGTTGCTGACCGACCATCTGGTGTGTGAACTGAAAGCGGCGCAGACCGGCATGTGGCTGATCCGCCGTTATGTGGCAGATAAAGAGAGCGGTGATGCCTTGCTGGCGTTGCTCAAGCCCTATGAGGCGTTTGTGCATGAGGCGCAGGAGGTACCGGATGAGCTGTTCCGCCAAAGCGCCTTCACGCGGAAAATCCTGCCGAAAAACGGCTCGGCCTATGGTCAGGATCTGGTCGACAAGATGGTGCTGCTGATCAAAGAGGAATTGCACCACTTCTCGCAGGTTCTGGAGATCATGCAGGCGCGGCAGATCCCCTATAAAAAGATCACCGCCAGCCGCTATGCCAAAAGCATGATCCGCGAGGTGCGCACTCACGATCCGGCCACCCTGATCGACAAACTGATCTGTGGTGCTTATATCGAGGCCCGCTCCTGCGAGCGTTTTGCCAAGCTGGCCCCGTTTCTGGATGATGAACTGAACCGTTTCTATGTCTCACTGTTACGTTCCGAAGCGCGGCATTATCAGGATTACCTGACGTTAGCGGAACAGATCGCCGGCGGCGATATCAGCGAACGCGTGGCATTTTTTGGCCAGTTGGAGGCTGAGCTGATCCGCTCACCAGACACCGAGTTCCGCTTCCACAGCGGTGTGCCATTCCCCCCACCCTAG
- the rraB gene encoding ribonuclease E inhibitor RraB: MANRELLEEQREETRLIIEELLEDGSDPDALYTIEHHFSAEKFEVLEQAAVEAFKLGYEVTDAEELEVEDGSMVMCCDVISEVALNAELIDSQVEQLVALAEKCGVNYDGWGTYYEDPNGEEGDDDEDGEFIDEDDDGKRH; the protein is encoded by the coding sequence ATGGCAAACCGCGAATTGCTGGAAGAACAACGTGAAGAAACCCGCCTGATCATCGAAGAACTGCTGGAAGACGGCAGCGATCCGGATGCGCTCTACACTATCGAGCACCATTTCTCTGCCGAAAAGTTTGAGGTTCTGGAGCAGGCCGCCGTCGAAGCCTTTAAATTAGGCTATGAAGTGACCGATGCCGAAGAGCTGGAAGTGGAAGATGGCTCCATGGTGATGTGCTGTGACGTGATCAGTGAAGTTGCCCTGAATGCCGAACTGATCGACAGCCAGGTAGAACAACTGGTGGCACTGGCAGAAAAGTGCGGCGTCAACTACGACGGTTGGGGCACCTACTATGAAGATCCGAACGGTGAAGAAGGCGACGACGACGAAGACGGCGAATTCATTGATGAAGACGACGACGGTAAACGCCATTAA
- the argF gene encoding ornithine carbamoyltransferase, with amino-acid sequence MSQMNPFYQRHFLRLMDFTPSEIHALLQLAAQLKQAKKQGQENRYLQGKNIALIFEKDSTRTRCSFEVAAFDQGAQVTYLGPSGSQIGHKESMKDTARVLGRMYDGIQYRGFGQCLVETLAEHAGVPVWNGLTNEFHPTQLLADLLTVREHLPGKPLNEVKFAYVGDARNNMGNTLLEAAALVGMDLRLVAPKACWPQDELVAECRALAQQTGGKITLTEDIAEGVKDADFLYTDVWVSMGEPKEVWQERIALLKPYQVNMAMVQLTGNPQVKFLHCLPAFHDDQTTLGKQMAEQYGLHGGMEVTNEVFESAHSVVFDQAENRLHTIKAVMVATLSKAL; translated from the coding sequence ATGAGCCAGATGAACCCGTTCTACCAGCGTCACTTTTTGAGGTTAATGGATTTTACCCCCAGTGAGATCCACGCGTTGCTGCAACTGGCTGCCCAATTGAAGCAGGCCAAGAAGCAAGGCCAGGAAAACCGGTATCTACAAGGCAAAAACATTGCGCTCATCTTCGAAAAAGACTCTACCCGCACCCGATGCTCTTTCGAAGTTGCCGCATTTGATCAGGGGGCTCAGGTGACCTACCTTGGCCCAAGCGGCAGCCAGATTGGTCATAAAGAATCGATGAAAGACACCGCCCGCGTGCTGGGCCGGATGTATGACGGTATTCAGTATCGGGGTTTTGGCCAATGCCTGGTGGAAACGCTGGCGGAACATGCTGGCGTACCGGTGTGGAATGGCCTGACCAACGAGTTCCACCCGACTCAACTGCTGGCGGACCTGCTCACCGTGCGTGAACATCTGCCGGGCAAACCCCTGAATGAGGTAAAATTCGCCTATGTGGGGGATGCACGCAACAATATGGGTAACACCCTGTTGGAAGCGGCTGCGTTGGTGGGGATGGATCTACGCCTGGTGGCACCGAAAGCCTGCTGGCCGCAGGACGAGCTGGTGGCAGAATGCCGGGCACTGGCGCAACAGACCGGCGGTAAAATCACGCTGACGGAAGACATTGCCGAAGGGGTGAAAGACGCCGATTTCCTGTATACCGACGTTTGGGTTTCCATGGGGGAACCCAAAGAAGTGTGGCAGGAGCGTATCGCGCTGTTGAAACCTTATCAGGTGAATATGGCGATGGTTCAGCTGACCGGCAACCCACAGGTGAAATTCCTGCACTGCCTGCCCGCCTTCCACGACGATCAAACCACCCTGGGCAAACAAATGGCGGAACAATACGGTTTGCATGGCGGAATGGAGGTCACTAACGAGGTGTTTGAATCGGCGCACAGCGTGGTGTTCGATCAGGCAGAAAACCGTCTGCACACCATCAAAGCGGTGATGGTCGCAACACTGAGCAAGGCCCTCTAA
- a CDS encoding ABC transporter substrate-binding protein, which yields MKAKVLPLFILAALSTTALAATPPNTLVVVQSLDDIVSLDPAEANELSSIQTVPSLYQRLVQADRDNPAKVIPVLAESWQDDAAAKTLTVKLRPQAAFSSGNPLTADDVIFSYTRAVKMNKSPAFILNVLGWQPENIEKQLKKIDDHTVQLSWTADVSPAVALNILSTPIASIVDSKAVQPNVKGDDFGNAWLKMYSAGSGPFKMRVYQPHQAIVLDANTTSPGDKPLLSNIIIKNVPDPSARRLLIQQGDADVARELGPDQTAALKSQPGVKVLEIPSAEQNYLVFNTGNQANPLLNNPAFWEAARYLVDYQGITKDLLKGQYFVHQSFLPVGLPGALEDNPFSFDPAKAKAILEKAGIAHASLTLDVENKPPFITIAQSLQASFAQGGVKLDLLPAAGSQVYARVRARQHQAAIRLWIPDYFDAHSNASAFAYNDGKGSTVAGLNGWQIPELSKQTLAAVAEADPAKRSALYTAMQQELQRSSPYVFIDQAKTQVVLRDNVKGYQQGLNADMVYYDRVSK from the coding sequence ATGAAAGCCAAAGTCTTGCCGCTGTTTATTCTCGCCGCACTCTCCACCACCGCATTAGCCGCTACGCCACCGAATACCTTGGTGGTAGTGCAGTCACTGGATGATATCGTCAGTCTGGATCCGGCAGAAGCCAATGAGCTCTCCAGCATCCAGACCGTGCCCAGCCTCTATCAGCGTCTGGTGCAGGCAGATCGCGACAATCCGGCCAAGGTGATCCCAGTGCTGGCAGAAAGCTGGCAGGATGATGCCGCCGCCAAGACCCTGACGGTCAAACTGCGCCCGCAGGCTGCCTTCTCCTCAGGCAATCCGTTGACCGCCGATGATGTGATTTTCTCTTATACCCGCGCGGTAAAGATGAACAAGTCACCGGCATTTATCCTCAACGTGCTCGGCTGGCAGCCAGAGAATATCGAAAAACAGCTGAAGAAGATCGACGACCATACCGTGCAACTGAGCTGGACGGCGGACGTCAGCCCGGCGGTAGCGCTGAATATTCTCTCGACGCCCATCGCCTCGATCGTGGACAGCAAAGCCGTACAACCCAATGTGAAGGGAGACGACTTTGGCAACGCCTGGCTAAAAATGTACTCTGCCGGCAGCGGTCCCTTCAAAATGCGGGTTTATCAGCCGCACCAGGCGATCGTGCTGGACGCCAACACGACGTCACCCGGTGACAAGCCGCTGCTCAGCAATATCATTATCAAAAACGTGCCGGACCCAAGCGCGCGTCGCCTGCTGATCCAGCAAGGCGATGCCGACGTGGCGCGTGAACTGGGCCCGGATCAGACCGCCGCGCTGAAAAGCCAGCCCGGTGTGAAAGTGCTGGAAATCCCCTCCGCCGAGCAGAACTACCTGGTATTCAATACCGGCAACCAGGCCAACCCGTTGCTGAATAATCCGGCCTTCTGGGAAGCCGCGCGTTATCTGGTGGATTATCAGGGCATCACCAAAGATCTGCTGAAAGGGCAATATTTCGTCCACCAGAGCTTCCTGCCGGTCGGTTTGCCAGGGGCGCTGGAAGATAACCCATTCAGCTTCGATCCTGCCAAGGCCAAGGCTATCCTGGAAAAAGCCGGGATCGCTCACGCCAGCCTGACGCTGGACGTTGAGAACAAGCCGCCGTTTATCACCATTGCCCAGTCGTTGCAGGCCAGCTTTGCCCAGGGCGGTGTCAAACTCGATCTGCTGCCCGCAGCCGGTAGCCAGGTGTATGCCCGCGTGCGCGCCAGGCAGCATCAGGCTGCGATCCGCCTGTGGATCCCGGATTACTTCGATGCACACTCCAACGCCAGCGCTTTTGCCTATAACGACGGCAAAGGCAGCACGGTGGCTGGTCTCAACGGTTGGCAAATCCCTGAGTTGAGCAAACAGACGCTGGCGGCCGTCGCAGAGGCCGATCCAGCCAAACGCAGCGCCTTGTATACCGCCATGCAGCAGGAATTGCAGCGCAGTTCACCCTATGTGTTTATCGATCAGGCCAAAACGCAGGTGGTGCTGCGCGATAACGTGAAAGGCTATCAACAGGGTCTGAATGCGGATATGGTCTATTACGATCGCGTTAGCAAATAA
- a CDS encoding ABC transporter permease has translation MSVAIKPTPGSASRRRIWGLAQGLFTLALTLFGLLLITFLLSALSPVDRVLQIVGDHASVATYEQVKHQLGLDRSLPVQFWHYLERLVQGDLGTASATGQPVLQDLLHAFPATLELATLSLVIGAPLGVLFGVLCARFAGSKLDISVRLITLLGNSVPIFWLGLLMLLLFYAKLQWSAGPGRLDDIYQYTVEAKTGFALIDTWLSGDAGAVRNALAHLVLPVCLLAYYSLASITRLTRSACLSELNKEYVTLARAKGASEMRIMFCHVLPNIGGTLLTVIALAYTSMLEGAVLTETVFSWPGIGRYLTTALFAGDTTAIMGGTLLIGLCFVIINNLTDLLVRVLDPRARLK, from the coding sequence ATGTCGGTAGCAATAAAACCCACGCCGGGAAGCGCTTCCCGGCGTCGTATTTGGGGATTGGCACAGGGGCTGTTTACGCTGGCTCTGACCCTGTTCGGCCTGCTGTTGATCACCTTTCTGCTTTCAGCCTTGTCACCGGTAGATCGCGTATTACAGATCGTCGGCGATCACGCCAGCGTCGCCACCTATGAGCAGGTAAAACACCAGTTGGGATTGGATCGCTCATTGCCGGTGCAGTTCTGGCACTATTTGGAACGGCTGGTACAGGGCGATCTCGGCACCGCCAGCGCCACCGGTCAGCCGGTGCTGCAGGATCTGCTGCATGCCTTCCCGGCCACGCTGGAACTGGCCACACTGTCATTAGTGATTGGCGCCCCGCTTGGCGTGCTGTTCGGTGTGCTATGCGCGCGTTTCGCTGGCAGCAAGCTGGATATCAGCGTGCGCCTCATTACCCTGCTCGGCAATTCGGTGCCCATCTTCTGGCTGGGGCTGCTGATGCTGTTGCTGTTCTACGCCAAGCTGCAGTGGAGCGCCGGACCGGGGCGGCTGGACGATATCTACCAATACACCGTTGAGGCAAAAACCGGCTTTGCGCTGATCGATACCTGGCTTTCCGGCGACGCCGGGGCGGTGCGCAATGCGCTGGCGCATCTGGTGTTGCCGGTCTGCCTGTTGGCCTACTACTCATTGGCCAGCATTACCCGTCTGACTCGCTCCGCCTGCCTGAGCGAACTGAATAAAGAATACGTGACGCTGGCACGGGCCAAGGGGGCCAGCGAGATGCGCATTATGTTCTGTCATGTACTGCCGAATATCGGCGGTACCTTGCTGACGGTGATCGCCCTCGCCTATACCAGCATGCTGGAAGGCGCGGTGCTGACCGAAACGGTCTTCTCCTGGCCGGGCATTGGCCGCTACCTGACGACGGCGCTGTTTGCCGGTGATACGACCGCCATCATGGGCGGAACGCTGTTGATCGGCCTGTGTTTTGTCATCATCAACAACCTCACCGATCTGCTGGTGCGAGTGCTCGATCCGAGGGCGCGACTCAAATGA
- a CDS encoding ABC transporter permease, giving the protein MALLKRSPSATCGGLILLLLVLIALFAPWLAPVDPNWQNAANRLLPPGTGHWLGTDSYGRDVLSRLIYGTRPTLGLVLLVTAITLPLGLLIGVLSGYYGGWLERVLMRFTDVVMSMPRLILAFAFVAMLGPGLVNGALALALTTWPAYARQARAEIQLLRKSDYLAAAEMMGIRGPRLLWGHILPMCLPSAVVRLALDLAGIILAAAGLGFLGLGARPPMAEWGSMVADGMQVIFDQWWIAAIPGCAILISSLAFNLLGDGLRDLLDPHHD; this is encoded by the coding sequence ATGGCACTCCTCAAACGTTCACCTTCCGCCACCTGCGGTGGTCTGATCCTACTGCTGCTGGTTCTGATTGCGCTGTTCGCCCCCTGGCTGGCACCGGTCGATCCCAACTGGCAAAATGCCGCCAATCGCCTGTTGCCACCGGGCACTGGCCACTGGCTTGGTACCGACAGCTATGGCCGCGACGTGCTTTCCCGCCTGATCTACGGCACCCGCCCGACGCTGGGGCTGGTGCTGCTGGTCACCGCAATCACCTTACCGCTCGGCCTGCTGATTGGCGTGCTTTCCGGCTATTATGGCGGCTGGCTGGAACGCGTACTGATGCGCTTTACCGATGTGGTGATGTCGATGCCCCGGCTGATCCTGGCCTTCGCCTTTGTCGCGATGCTCGGCCCTGGCTTGGTTAACGGTGCGCTGGCGCTGGCGCTCACCACCTGGCCGGCCTATGCGCGCCAGGCCAGGGCCGAGATCCAACTGCTGCGTAAGAGTGATTATCTGGCTGCCGCCGAGATGATGGGCATACGCGGGCCACGCCTGCTATGGGGGCATATTCTGCCCATGTGCCTGCCTTCCGCCGTTGTCAGGTTAGCGCTGGACCTGGCGGGGATTATTCTTGCCGCTGCCGGGTTGGGCTTCCTGGGGCTGGGTGCCCGCCCACCGATGGCGGAATGGGGCTCGATGGTGGCAGACGGCATGCAGGTGATCTTCGATCAGTGGTGGATCGCCGCGATCCCAGGCTGTGCGATCCTGATCAGCAGCCTGGCGTTTAACCTGCTGGGCGACGGCCTGCGCGACTTACTGGACCCGCATCATGACTGA
- a CDS encoding ABC transporter ATP-binding protein — protein sequence MTEPLLTARNLSIAFNGHNVVDNLSLQIGREKVALVGESGSGKSMTARALMGLVRKPGIVTADTLRYRQTDLLTLKPRQWGEIRGAQIAMVLQDPRYALNPVRCIGKQIEESLRLHNALTRADRHERVLNSLAAVGLPESAYHSYPGQLSGGMGQRAMLAIALVNDPQLLIADEPTSALDARLRNQILDLIVEQTTRRNMGLLLISHDLPLVAQRCDRVLVMYQGKLVDQGIAADLPLATHPYTRTLWACRPNAATYGQDLPVLDRSIDFTRSNDGVD from the coding sequence ATGACTGAGCCATTATTAACCGCACGCAATCTCAGCATCGCGTTTAACGGCCACAACGTGGTGGATAACCTTTCACTGCAGATTGGCCGAGAAAAAGTGGCGCTGGTGGGGGAATCCGGCTCCGGCAAATCCATGACCGCCCGCGCCCTGATGGGGCTGGTGCGCAAGCCGGGCATCGTCACTGCCGACACGTTGCGTTACCGCCAAACCGATCTGCTGACGCTGAAGCCACGCCAATGGGGCGAGATCCGCGGTGCCCAAATCGCCATGGTGTTACAGGATCCGCGCTATGCGCTGAACCCGGTACGCTGCATCGGCAAACAGATCGAAGAATCCCTCCGGCTGCATAATGCCCTGACCCGCGCCGATCGCCATGAACGGGTGCTGAACTCGCTGGCAGCGGTCGGTTTGCCGGAGAGCGCTTATCATAGCTACCCTGGCCAGCTTTCCGGCGGGATGGGCCAACGCGCCATGCTGGCGATCGCCCTGGTTAACGATCCGCAACTGCTGATCGCCGATGAACCCACCTCGGCGCTGGATGCCCGGCTGCGTAATCAGATCCTCGATCTTATCGTTGAGCAGACCACCCGCCGCAATATGGGGCTGTTGCTGATCAGCCACGATCTACCGCTGGTAGCGCAACGTTGCGATCGGGTGCTGGTCATGTATCAGGGTAAGCTGGTGGATCAGGGAATAGCGGCGGACCTGCCGCTGGCGACCCATCCCTATACCCGTACGCTGTGGGCCTGCCGCCCGAACGCCGCCACCTACGGGCAGGATTTGCCCGTATTGGATCGCAGTATCGATTTTACCCGGAGCAATGATGGCGTTGATTGA
- a CDS encoding ABC transporter ATP-binding protein — MALIEIENLQVSFPQTFGHKVAVESVSFAVEAGETFSLIGASGCGKSTVLRVLAGLQREWRGEVRLFGQAITPQQRFTGQLRRDVQMVFQDPYASLHPQHKIARTLGEPLKIHGEKSIPARINQALQQVGLTAAMAERYPHQLSGGQRQRVAIARALLLRPKLLLLDEPTSALDMSVQAEILNLLNHLKREHGMTYLLVSHDGDVIAHMSERAALMENGRIVRHYHREDLQTGQHQQS, encoded by the coding sequence ATGGCGTTGATTGAAATTGAGAACCTGCAGGTCAGCTTTCCGCAGACCTTTGGCCATAAGGTTGCGGTGGAATCGGTGAGCTTTGCCGTCGAGGCCGGGGAAACCTTCAGCCTGATTGGCGCTTCCGGCTGTGGAAAATCCACCGTGCTGCGCGTGCTGGCTGGCCTGCAACGCGAGTGGCGTGGCGAAGTGCGCCTGTTCGGCCAGGCTATTACGCCACAGCAACGTTTCACGGGCCAGTTGCGCCGTGACGTGCAGATGGTGTTTCAAGATCCCTATGCGTCGCTGCACCCACAACACAAGATTGCGCGTACGCTCGGGGAGCCACTGAAGATCCACGGCGAAAAGTCTATTCCGGCCCGGATCAACCAAGCCTTGCAACAGGTCGGGCTCACTGCGGCCATGGCAGAGCGTTACCCTCACCAGCTTTCCGGCGGTCAACGCCAGCGCGTGGCCATCGCCCGGGCCCTGTTGCTACGCCCCAAACTGCTGTTGCTGGATGAGCCTACTTCAGCGCTGGATATGTCGGTACAGGCGGAGATCCTCAACCTGCTCAATCACCTCAAGCGCGAACACGGCATGACCTATCTGCTGGTCAGCCATGATGGTGATGTGATCGCCCATATGTCCGAGCGCGCTGCCCTGATGGAGAACGGCCGCATTGTGCGCCATTACCACCGAGAAGACCTGCAGACCGGCCAGCATCAACAGAGCTAG
- a CDS encoding 2-dehydro-3-deoxy-6-phosphogalactonate aldolase, with product MQPCKMPLVAILRGITPQEVVAHTEILVAVGFEMIEVPTNSPGWLESVQLLQQHYGQRVQVGAGTVVDEGKLDALIASQAALMVTPNTDPALIGRAKAAGLTTCIGAMTPTEVFTALAAGADVVKIFPAGSLGVDYIKALIGVLPPQTPLYAVGGVTPDNLAAFVAAGCTGAGLGSELYRAGQTPQQTRQKALGFIEAWQRIVG from the coding sequence ATGCAGCCTTGTAAAATGCCTTTGGTCGCCATTTTGCGCGGGATTACGCCGCAAGAGGTGGTCGCTCATACTGAGATCCTGGTCGCTGTCGGGTTTGAGATGATTGAAGTCCCCACCAACTCACCGGGTTGGCTGGAGAGCGTACAGCTGTTGCAGCAGCATTATGGCCAGCGTGTTCAGGTTGGTGCCGGAACGGTGGTGGATGAAGGCAAGCTGGATGCGCTGATCGCCAGCCAGGCCGCGCTGATGGTCACGCCCAATACCGATCCTGCGCTGATAGGGCGGGCCAAGGCTGCGGGATTGACGACGTGCATCGGTGCAATGACGCCAACAGAGGTCTTTACGGCCTTGGCCGCCGGTGCGGATGTGGTCAAGATCTTCCCGGCGGGAAGTTTGGGGGTTGATTATATCAAGGCACTGATCGGTGTGTTGCCACCTCAAACACCACTGTATGCCGTTGGTGGCGTCACGCCGGATAACCTGGCGGCCTTTGTTGCTGCGGGCTGCACCGGAGCGGGTTTGGGCTCAGAGCTGTATCGGGCTGGCCAAACGCCGCAACAGACCCGGCAAAAGGCGCTGGGTTTTATTGAGGCCTGGCAGAGGATCGTCGGCTAG